In the Polyangiaceae bacterium genome, one interval contains:
- a CDS encoding LysE family transporter, translated as MIGNFALGVLLGFLGSIPAAGPLLLLVMEAGVSGRRARALSLASGGAVAEALFVGVAFAGAGELITRLPLGERPLRILGALFVIAIAAFLLRGDPARPERKSVTASAWLTGFLLVLLNPGFVAFWSGVAAFLYSHGALTQSGTRPAVLAIGAAFGIVLWFSLVFSLAARGRQRLSPRWLTRVRRGLAIALLLLGFGLALHAVVS; from the coding sequence GTGATCGGTAACTTCGCCCTCGGCGTCTTGCTCGGCTTCCTCGGTAGCATTCCCGCAGCCGGCCCGTTGTTGCTCTTGGTGATGGAGGCCGGTGTCTCCGGGCGCCGCGCGCGCGCCCTTTCCCTCGCCAGCGGGGGTGCCGTGGCCGAGGCGCTGTTCGTTGGCGTCGCGTTTGCCGGCGCGGGCGAGCTCATCACGCGTTTGCCTCTGGGCGAGCGACCCCTGCGCATCCTCGGCGCGCTGTTCGTCATCGCCATCGCTGCGTTCTTGCTCCGAGGTGATCCGGCACGACCGGAGCGCAAGTCCGTCACGGCAAGCGCGTGGCTCACGGGCTTTCTGCTCGTGCTCCTCAATCCCGGCTTCGTCGCGTTCTGGTCCGGTGTCGCTGCCTTTCTCTATTCCCACGGCGCGCTCACCCAGAGCGGCACTCGCCCCGCCGTGCTCGCGATCGGCGCCGCCTTCGGCATCGTGCTTTGGTTTTCCCTCGTGTTCTCCCTCGCCGCGCGGGGCCGACAACGCCTCTCCCCTCGCTGGCTCACCCGCGTGCGACGCGGTCTCGCGATCGCCCTCCTGCTGCTCGGCTTCGGCCTCGCCCTTCACGCTGTCGTCAGCTGA
- the glyA gene encoding serine hydroxymethyltransferase, which translates to MTPDPSLAERDPEIHALIAEEEQREADKLRLIPSENYVSRAVLEASGSVLTNKYSEGYAGKRYYEGQQVIDRVEQLAQSRLKELFGAEHVNVQPYSGSPANLAVYLAFCQPHDPIMGLGLPAGGHLTHGWNVSITGKYFNSRGYGVRRDDHRIDFDEVRSIAKEHKPKLIWCGTTAYPRVLEFDRFREIADEVGALLCADIAHISGLVAGGAHPSPVGIADVVTSTTHKTLRGPRGGIIMCKAEHQKAIDRAVFPGLQGGPHNHTTAGIAVAAKEAQTPEFKRYAQAVVENAKALADALLAKGFALVTGGTDNHLLLLDLTPKNVPGKVAAQALDKAGIVANYNSIPFDPRKPFDPSGLRIGTPAITSRGMGAPEMKRLADWMDRVVGNPTDEALLSRIAGEVREMCQGFPAPGLPR; encoded by the coding sequence ATGACCCCCGATCCTTCCCTCGCCGAGCGTGACCCCGAGATCCATGCGCTGATTGCCGAAGAGGAGCAGCGCGAGGCCGACAAGCTGCGGCTCATCCCGAGTGAGAACTACGTGTCCCGCGCCGTGCTCGAAGCCAGCGGTTCGGTGCTGACCAACAAGTATTCCGAAGGCTACGCGGGCAAGCGCTACTACGAAGGTCAGCAAGTCATCGACCGCGTCGAGCAACTGGCGCAGAGCCGCCTCAAGGAGCTGTTCGGCGCCGAGCACGTGAACGTGCAGCCCTACTCCGGCAGTCCCGCAAACCTCGCCGTGTATCTCGCCTTCTGTCAGCCCCACGATCCGATCATGGGCCTTGGGCTGCCCGCGGGCGGACACCTCACGCACGGTTGGAACGTGTCGATCACCGGCAAGTACTTCAACAGTCGCGGCTACGGTGTGCGCCGTGATGACCATCGCATCGACTTCGACGAAGTGCGCAGCATCGCCAAGGAACACAAACCCAAGCTGATCTGGTGTGGCACCACGGCGTATCCGCGCGTCCTCGAGTTCGATAGATTTCGCGAAATCGCCGACGAAGTCGGAGCGTTGCTGTGTGCGGACATCGCTCACATCTCGGGCCTGGTCGCGGGCGGCGCGCATCCATCGCCTGTGGGCATCGCCGACGTGGTCACCAGCACCACGCACAAGACCCTGCGCGGCCCGCGCGGCGGTATCATCATGTGCAAGGCGGAACACCAAAAGGCCATCGATCGCGCTGTGTTTCCCGGGCTGCAGGGCGGCCCCCACAACCACACCACCGCCGGCATCGCCGTGGCAGCGAAGGAAGCGCAGACTCCGGAGTTCAAGCGCTACGCCCAGGCCGTGGTGGAAAACGCCAAGGCGCTTGCGGACGCCTTGCTCGCCAAGGGATTCGCCCTCGTCACGGGCGGCACCGACAACCACCTGCTGCTGCTCGATCTCACCCCCAAGAACGTACCCGGCAAGGTCGCGGCGCAGGCTCTCGACAAGGCCGGCATCGTCGCCAACTACAACTCCATTCCCTTCGATCCGCGCAAGCCCTTCGACCCGTCTGGTCTGCGCATCGGCACGCCGGCGATCACCTCGCGTGGCATGGGTGCTCCGGAAATGAAGCGACTCGCGGACTGGATGGACCGCGTCGTGGGCAATCCCACCGACGAGGCGTTGCTGTCTCGCATCGCGGGTGAAGTGCGCGAGATGTGCCAGGGCTTTCCGGCGCCTGGCCTGCCGCGGTGA
- a CDS encoding protein kinase — protein MAEGGNSNKEPRAPLPATPHPPEAEVRSAPVDPSRSAPVDPSRSAPVEPSRPVSDSSHHDAAARLSGRPPAPDPEEADDSAPPSIPSAASLKESSILHLSAPEITPLGTPSTVLPGHVLADRYEVKEVIGEGGMGIVYRCADMANGGNEVALKRVIPPESKLAAEYVMWFYKEARALAALNHPCIVHATDFGQLADGTPYLAMDLAAGVSLHDLSQVPNRFELIWSIVDQVLGALAQAHARGIIHGDLKPSNVLIEEMEGAPPEVHILDFGLAWLKQDPHDERLDGSKALEFAPHAGAGTPGYMAPEQIQHEMHHVCGATDLYALGCILYKLLSGRSVFTGDPKELLRLHAFEKIPELKLAIPAPSGVVAFVHRLLAKRPWDRWEFAAEARGVWAQWRPSADTAADAWVFPKVPRYDRPPTAPSKVAKGSDKKLRLGAAPQRSPGLLSIRLSPLVGRDDVKRVLREVCDDVIEGHGAPHRLVILVGPAGVGKSRIAEWLCEVVHEEGTMIPLRARYRPIRSPLDGMLGGVTHYFNFERASREIIEKSLLLRWKVTADDKNGRAWVAGASEWLRPLPPTEPVGPTGIRFTLDTLDTRRLVIRYTLRRIGRGRPLLFFMDDLHHAGPSTFEGLARIHTDEPDQRIVIVGTVRSEDVQLGTDAAERLRQLRELMDGIVTDVKPMDAETTAELLRASLPLDGAAVDEAARRSRGNPLFALQQLHAWALAGNMQMSSGLYSVPEEVLSVRPQTTAELWDSRVGAMPEQHRLAAYAVATLGGDIRRNVLHALLERLGLEADGAIVSLQNAEIILPRGPGRYHWPHALLQEHLLASLLERADAKALLIAASDALAVHPLAASRRIIRQRVANLLYASEPDAAAGLLFDFLNNAWLGAREPLATLGDLELLKGHLQGRSLAMKHRWQAEALRHLGRTDEATTHAEIARERFEELEDRENLGHTLRLLGHLASERGQSGEGAVLVGLAHEIFTELGHITGQAQCEAVLGEIEYLLGNYARAREVIVAGESHFALLNQPLGRGQCLLLLSWIEHSEGAVERARRLATEAKGQFEAAGYRLGQAQANVSLAHVEHRMLNYNNAECGALDALASFEPLKNPRGHAGAERLLTMIGIDTDDLDMAELHCAQATQIYTRMGDPWGMLESKLLAGQIALARRDVESATKLLAEAEALQVEEAEPRQHCLLTRAWLYWMQDEHDKAFEALEAAGEVFGDRSRAGDHTPHLLARLSRMPWPEHARQRIEAWRALLNDRSRRLAE, from the coding sequence ATGGCTGAAGGGGGTAACTCCAACAAAGAGCCCAGAGCTCCGCTGCCGGCGACGCCCCATCCGCCGGAAGCGGAGGTGCGCTCCGCGCCGGTCGATCCCTCGCGCTCCGCGCCGGTCGATCCCTCGCGCTCCGCGCCGGTCGAACCTTCGCGACCGGTCAGCGACTCGTCGCATCACGACGCCGCCGCGCGCCTCTCGGGTCGGCCACCCGCGCCAGATCCGGAAGAAGCCGACGACAGCGCGCCGCCCAGCATCCCCAGCGCGGCGTCGTTGAAGGAGAGCTCGATCCTGCATCTGTCGGCTCCGGAGATCACACCGCTGGGAACGCCGTCGACGGTGCTGCCCGGCCACGTGCTCGCCGATCGCTACGAGGTGAAGGAAGTCATCGGCGAGGGCGGCATGGGCATCGTGTACCGCTGCGCCGACATGGCGAATGGTGGCAACGAGGTCGCCCTCAAGCGCGTGATTCCGCCCGAGAGCAAGCTCGCCGCGGAGTACGTGATGTGGTTCTACAAGGAGGCCCGCGCGCTGGCGGCCTTGAACCACCCGTGCATCGTGCATGCAACGGATTTCGGACAGCTCGCGGACGGCACGCCCTACTTGGCGATGGATCTGGCAGCGGGGGTATCGCTCCACGATCTGTCTCAGGTGCCGAATCGTTTCGAGCTGATCTGGTCGATCGTGGATCAAGTGCTCGGCGCCCTGGCTCAAGCCCATGCGCGCGGCATCATCCACGGCGATCTGAAGCCGTCGAACGTCCTGATCGAGGAGATGGAGGGAGCGCCACCAGAGGTGCACATCCTCGACTTCGGTCTGGCCTGGCTGAAGCAAGATCCCCACGACGAGCGTCTAGACGGCTCAAAAGCGCTGGAGTTCGCACCGCATGCGGGCGCGGGCACCCCGGGCTACATGGCGCCGGAACAGATCCAGCACGAGATGCACCATGTGTGCGGCGCCACGGATCTCTACGCCCTGGGCTGCATTCTGTACAAACTGCTCTCGGGCCGCAGTGTGTTCACCGGGGATCCGAAGGAACTGCTACGGCTGCATGCCTTCGAGAAGATCCCCGAGCTGAAGCTCGCCATTCCCGCACCCAGTGGCGTAGTGGCCTTCGTGCATCGGCTCTTGGCCAAGCGTCCTTGGGATCGTTGGGAGTTCGCCGCCGAGGCCCGAGGCGTGTGGGCGCAATGGCGACCGAGCGCCGACACCGCGGCCGACGCTTGGGTGTTCCCCAAGGTGCCGCGCTATGACCGTCCCCCCACGGCGCCCAGCAAGGTCGCGAAGGGCAGTGACAAGAAGCTTCGCCTTGGCGCAGCACCGCAGCGCTCGCCGGGACTGCTCAGCATTCGCTTGAGCCCTTTGGTAGGACGCGACGACGTGAAGCGCGTGCTGCGCGAGGTTTGCGATGACGTGATCGAAGGCCACGGGGCACCACACCGCCTGGTGATTCTGGTGGGCCCCGCCGGCGTGGGGAAGAGTCGCATCGCCGAGTGGCTATGCGAAGTGGTGCACGAGGAAGGGACGATGATCCCGCTGCGTGCACGCTATCGCCCGATCCGCAGTCCCCTGGACGGCATGCTCGGTGGTGTGACGCATTACTTCAACTTCGAGCGCGCCAGTCGCGAGATCATCGAAAAGTCCCTGCTGTTGCGCTGGAAGGTGACGGCGGACGACAAGAACGGCCGAGCGTGGGTCGCAGGCGCTTCGGAGTGGTTGCGTCCCCTGCCCCCGACCGAGCCCGTAGGGCCGACGGGCATTCGTTTCACCTTGGACACCTTGGACACGCGCCGCTTGGTGATTCGCTACACCTTGCGGCGAATCGGGCGCGGACGACCGCTGTTGTTCTTCATGGACGACCTGCACCACGCCGGGCCATCCACCTTCGAAGGCCTAGCGCGCATCCACACCGACGAGCCAGACCAGCGCATCGTGATCGTGGGCACCGTGCGATCGGAAGACGTGCAGCTGGGGACCGATGCAGCGGAACGCTTGCGTCAACTGCGCGAGTTGATGGACGGCATCGTCACCGACGTCAAACCCATGGACGCGGAGACCACGGCGGAGCTCCTGCGCGCTTCGTTGCCCCTTGACGGCGCCGCGGTGGATGAAGCGGCGCGTCGCAGCCGCGGCAACCCCCTCTTCGCGCTGCAACAACTGCACGCCTGGGCCCTGGCCGGCAACATGCAGATGTCGAGTGGGCTGTACAGCGTACCGGAGGAAGTGCTCTCGGTACGACCGCAGACCACGGCGGAGCTCTGGGACAGCCGAGTGGGCGCCATGCCCGAACAACATCGCCTGGCCGCGTACGCCGTGGCGACCTTGGGCGGTGACATTCGCCGCAACGTGCTGCACGCGCTCTTGGAGCGACTGGGCCTGGAGGCGGACGGCGCCATCGTCAGCCTGCAGAACGCCGAAATCATTCTGCCGCGCGGCCCGGGCCGATATCACTGGCCGCACGCCCTGCTGCAGGAGCATTTGCTCGCGTCGCTCTTGGAACGAGCCGACGCGAAAGCGCTGTTGATCGCGGCGTCCGACGCGCTCGCCGTGCACCCCCTGGCTGCATCCCGGCGGATCATCCGCCAGCGAGTCGCCAACCTGCTCTACGCCAGCGAGCCCGACGCCGCTGCAGGGTTGCTCTTCGACTTCTTGAACAACGCTTGGCTCGGCGCGCGCGAGCCCCTCGCTACCCTGGGCGATCTGGAGCTGCTCAAGGGACACCTGCAGGGGCGCTCGCTGGCGATGAAGCACCGCTGGCAGGCAGAAGCGCTGCGCCACTTGGGGCGCACCGACGAAGCGACGACCCACGCAGAGATCGCGCGCGAGCGCTTCGAAGAGCTGGAGGACCGCGAGAACCTGGGCCACACCCTGCGACTCTTGGGCCATCTGGCCAGCGAACGCGGCCAGAGCGGCGAGGGTGCCGTGCTGGTTGGCTTGGCACACGAGATCTTCACGGAGCTGGGGCACATCACGGGTCAAGCGCAGTGCGAAGCCGTGCTGGGCGAGATCGAGTACTTGCTCGGCAACTACGCCCGCGCACGCGAGGTCATCGTCGCTGGCGAGTCCCATTTCGCACTGTTGAATCAGCCCCTGGGCCGTGGGCAATGCTTGCTCCTGCTGTCGTGGATCGAGCACTCCGAAGGTGCCGTGGAACGCGCGCGCCGCCTGGCAACGGAAGCAAAAGGGCAGTTCGAGGCTGCGGGCTATCGTTTGGGTCAGGCCCAAGCCAACGTGTCCTTGGCGCACGTCGAGCACCGCATGCTCAACTACAACAACGCGGAATGTGGAGCTCTAGACGCCCTCGCCTCCTTCGAGCCTCTCAAGAATCCACGCGGACACGCGGGCGCCGAACGCCTGCTGACCATGATCGGCATCGACACGGACGACCTGGACATGGCGGAGCTGCACTGCGCTCAGGCAACGCAGATCTACACGCGGATGGGTGACCCCTGGGGCATGCTCGAGAGCAAGTTGCTGGCGGGCCAAATCGCGTTGGCGCGGCGTGACGTGGAGAGTGCGACCAAGCTGTTGGCGGAGGCCGAAGCGCTGCAGGTGGAAGAGGCGGAGCCGCGGCAACACTGCCTACTCACCCGCGCCTGGCTGTACTGGATGCAAGACGAGCACGACAAGGCCTTCGAGGCGCTGGAAGCGGCGGGCGAAGTGTTCGGCGATCGCTCACGTGCAGGCGACCACACGCCGCACCTGTTGGCGCGGCTTTCGCGCATGCCGTGGCCCGAGCACGCGCGTCAGCGAATCGAGGCGTGGCGTGCGCTACTCAACGACCGCTCACGACGCCTCGCCGAATAG